From the genome of Bacteroides sp. MSB163, one region includes:
- the htpG gene encoding molecular chaperone HtpG: MQKGNIGVTTENIFPVIKKFLYSDHEIFLRELVSNAVDATQKLKTLASIGEFKGEVGDLTVHVSLGKDTITVSDRGIGLTAEEIDKYINQIAFSGANDFLEKYKNDANAIIGHFGLGFYSAFMVAKKVEIITKSHKEGAQAVKWSCDGSPEFTIENIDKADRGTDIVLYIDDESKEFLEEARISSLLKKYCSFLPIPIAFGKKKDWKDGKQVETDEDNIINDSNPLWTLKPSELKDEDYKKFYRDLYPMSDEPLFWIHLNVDYPFHLTGILYFPKVKSNIELNKNKIQLYSNQVYVTDSVEGIVPDFLTLLHGVLDSPDIPLNVSRSYLQSDSNVKKISTYITKKVSDRLQSIFKNDRKQFEEKWNDLKIFINYGMLTQEDFYDRAKDFALFTDTDGKCYTFEEYQKLIKDNQTDKDGNLIYLYANHKDEQFSYIEAAKNKGYNVLLMDGQLDIAVVSMLEQKFEKSRFTRVDSDVIDNLIIKEDKKGETLEAGKQEALSAVFKSQLPKLEKVEFNITAQALGENSSPVMITQSEYMRRMKEMANIQAGMSFYGEMPDMFNLVLNSDHKLVKEVLADEEKECDSVVAPIQQEMNDVDKRRNELKDKQKGKKDEEISTAEKDEVNGLDQKWEELKTKKDEVFAGYAAKNKVVRQLIDLALLQNGMLKGEALNNFVKRSIELI; this comes from the coding sequence ATGCAAAAAGGAAATATTGGGGTAACTACCGAAAACATTTTCCCCGTTATCAAAAAGTTCTTGTATAGCGATCATGAAATTTTTCTCCGTGAATTGGTTTCTAATGCTGTAGATGCTACGCAGAAGTTGAAAACCTTAGCCTCTATTGGCGAGTTTAAAGGTGAGGTTGGCGATTTGACCGTACATGTGTCTTTAGGAAAAGATACAATTACTGTTTCAGATCGTGGTATTGGTTTGACTGCCGAAGAAATCGACAAATATATCAATCAGATTGCCTTTTCAGGTGCCAACGATTTCCTGGAGAAGTATAAGAATGATGCTAATGCGATTATTGGCCACTTCGGTTTGGGCTTTTATTCAGCTTTCATGGTGGCTAAGAAAGTGGAAATTATCACGAAATCTCATAAAGAAGGTGCTCAAGCAGTGAAATGGAGTTGCGATGGTAGTCCGGAATTCACCATTGAGAACATTGATAAAGCTGACCGTGGTACAGATATAGTACTTTACATTGACGATGAAAGTAAGGAATTCCTAGAAGAAGCCCGCATTTCTTCTTTGTTGAAGAAATATTGTAGTTTCCTTCCCATACCTATTGCTTTTGGCAAAAAGAAAGACTGGAAAGATGGGAAACAGGTTGAAACAGACGAAGATAACATCATCAATGATAGCAATCCGTTGTGGACATTGAAGCCCAGCGAACTGAAGGATGAAGATTATAAGAAGTTCTATCGTGACCTGTATCCGATGTCTGATGAACCTTTGTTCTGGATACATCTGAACGTAGATTATCCGTTCCATCTGACAGGTATCCTCTACTTCCCGAAAGTAAAGAGCAATATCGAATTGAATAAGAATAAGATACAGCTTTATAGCAACCAGGTATACGTTACGGATTCAGTAGAAGGTATCGTACCTGACTTTCTGACACTGTTGCATGGTGTGCTCGATTCTCCGGATATTCCGTTGAATGTATCCCGTTCTTATCTGCAGAGCGACTCTAACGTGAAGAAGATTTCGACATATATCACGAAGAAAGTATCTGATCGTCTGCAATCTATCTTTAAAAATGATCGCAAACAGTTCGAGGAAAAGTGGAATGACCTGAAGATTTTCATCAATTACGGAATGCTTACTCAGGAAGACTTCTATGACAGAGCAAAAGATTTTGCCCTTTTCACCGATACGGATGGTAAATGCTATACATTTGAAGAGTATCAGAAGCTGATCAAAGATAATCAGACTGATAAAGATGGCAATTTGATCTATTTGTATGCTAATCATAAAGATGAGCAATTCAGCTATATCGAGGCTGCTAAAAATAAGGGATACAATGTGTTGCTGATGGATGGTCAACTGGACATTGCTGTAGTAAGCATGTTGGAGCAAAAGTTTGAGAAATCTCGCTTTACCCGTGTAGATAGTGATGTTATCGATAATCTGATTATCAAAGAAGATAAGAAAGGTGAAACCCTGGAAGCAGGCAAACAAGAAGCTCTTTCTGCTGTGTTCAAGAGCCAGTTGCCTAAGCTGGAAAAGGTTGAGTTTAATATCACTGCGCAGGCTTTGGGTGAAAACTCTTCTCCTGTGATGATTACCCAAAGTGAATATATGCGCCGTATGAAAGAAATGGCTAATATTCAGGCGGGTATGAGTTTCTATGGAGAAATGCCCGATATGTTCAACCTGGTGTTGAATTCAGATCATAAATTGGTGAAAGAAGTTCTTGCAGACGAAGAAAAAGAATGCGACTCTGTTGTAGCTCCTATTCAGCAAGAAATGAATGACGTAGACAAACGTCGTAATGAGCTGAAAGATAAACAAAAAGGTAAGAAAGACGAAGAAATTTCTACTGCTGAAAAGGACGAAGTGAACGGATTGGATCAGAAGTGGGAAGAATTGAAAACAAAGAAAGACGAAGTATTTGCCGGATATGCAGCTAAAAATAAAGTTGTCCGCCAATTGATTGACCTGGCATTGCTGCAAAATGGCATGCTGAAAGGTGAAGCCTTGAATAACTTTGTGAAGAGAAGCATCGAGCTAATCTAA
- a CDS encoding patatin-like phospholipase family protein has protein sequence MKRILLLLSFCFLLLPMLHAQKVGLVLSGGGAKGMTHIGIIRALEENNIPIDYITGTSMGAIIGSLYAMGYSPDDMETLLRSEDFKRWYSGKVEPKYAYYFKKSIPTPEFFNIRFDFKDSLNVKPQLPTSMVNPIQMNLVFVELFARATAACDGDFDRLFVPFRCIASDVYNKRQIVLGKGDLGDAVRASMSFPFVFKPIEIDSVLAYDGGIYNNFPTDVMRDDFHPDIIIGSVVAANPSKPKENDLMSQIENMVMQKTDYSIPDSIGILMTFKYDDVNLLDFDRLQELHDIGYNRTLSLMDSIKGRIHRRVNADNVRLRRLVYRSNLPQLYFQKIYIDGANPQQQAYIQKEFHDEEDEPFTYEDLKRGYFRLLADNMISEIIPKAVFNEETDMYDLHLKVKMEDNFSVRLGGSVSTTSSNQIYLGLGYQNLNYYAKEFTFDGQLGKVYNNAQLMARIDLPTHIPTSYRLIASISTFDYYKKEKLFSKNDKPSFNSKDERFLKLIIALPFLANKRAEFGFGIGKLQDNYFQSSVINFEEDRSDRSLYRLIGGSISFYGSTLNSRQYATKGYNEKLIAQIFTGKERYKSGNPVEQPVTQERQSWLQISYMKEAYHSMAPKFVLGWMAEALYSSRNFSENFTATMMQAAEFSPTPHSKLMYNEAFRANQFLAAGIKPMFIFNDMFHLRGEFYGFMPIFPIEKNTQNKAFYGKAFSKVEYMGEVSVICQLPFGAISAYVNHYSSPRREWNVGLSIGWQLFNYRFIE, from the coding sequence ATGAAAAGAATTCTTTTGCTTTTATCGTTTTGTTTCTTGTTGCTGCCCATGTTGCATGCCCAAAAAGTTGGACTTGTATTGAGTGGCGGTGGTGCGAAAGGTATGACGCATATCGGCATCATTCGGGCTTTGGAAGAAAACAATATCCCTATCGATTATATTACCGGTACATCTATGGGAGCCATTATCGGTTCGTTGTATGCCATGGGATACTCTCCCGATGATATGGAGACTTTGCTGCGTTCAGAAGACTTTAAACGCTGGTATTCTGGAAAAGTAGAGCCTAAATACGCCTATTATTTTAAGAAAAGTATCCCTACGCCGGAATTTTTTAATATCCGCTTTGATTTTAAGGACTCCTTGAATGTCAAACCGCAATTGCCAACCAGTATGGTTAACCCCATCCAGATGAATTTGGTATTTGTGGAGCTGTTTGCCCGTGCTACGGCTGCTTGTGACGGTGATTTTGATAGGTTGTTTGTTCCTTTCCGCTGTATTGCTTCTGATGTATACAATAAACGGCAGATAGTGTTAGGGAAAGGTGACTTGGGAGATGCTGTCCGTGCTTCTATGAGTTTCCCATTTGTTTTTAAGCCTATTGAGATAGATAGCGTGTTGGCTTATGATGGTGGTATTTATAATAACTTTCCAACGGATGTAATGCGGGATGATTTTCATCCGGATATTATTATTGGTAGTGTGGTGGCCGCCAATCCATCCAAGCCTAAAGAAAATGACCTTATGAGTCAGATTGAGAACATGGTGATGCAGAAGACGGACTATTCTATTCCGGATTCTATCGGCATCCTCATGACATTCAAGTATGATGATGTGAACTTACTTGATTTCGACCGTCTTCAGGAACTCCATGATATAGGTTACAATCGCACTCTTAGCTTGATGGATTCTATAAAGGGGCGTATTCATCGTAGAGTGAATGCAGATAATGTGCGTTTACGCCGTCTGGTTTATCGCAGTAATCTGCCGCAGCTCTATTTCCAGAAAATTTATATTGATGGAGCTAACCCCCAGCAACAGGCTTATATTCAGAAGGAATTTCATGATGAAGAAGATGAACCATTTACCTACGAAGATCTGAAGCGTGGATATTTCCGTTTACTTGCGGACAACATGATATCGGAAATTATTCCGAAGGCGGTATTTAATGAGGAAACCGATATGTACGATTTGCATCTGAAAGTAAAGATGGAGGATAATTTCTCTGTCCGCTTGGGTGGTAGTGTGTCTACGACGAGTTCCAATCAGATATATCTGGGACTGGGCTATCAAAACTTAAATTATTATGCCAAAGAGTTTACGTTTGATGGTCAATTGGGTAAAGTTTATAATAATGCCCAACTGATGGCGCGTATAGATTTGCCTACTCATATTCCTACTTCATATCGGCTTATTGCATCTATTAGTACTTTTGATTATTACAAGAAAGAGAAACTGTTCTCTAAAAACGATAAGCCTTCCTTTAATTCAAAGGATGAACGATTTTTGAAGTTGATTATCGCTCTACCATTCTTAGCGAATAAACGGGCTGAATTTGGCTTTGGCATTGGAAAATTGCAAGATAACTATTTTCAGTCCAGTGTGATAAACTTTGAAGAAGACCGTTCGGACAGGAGTTTATACAGGCTTATAGGTGGTTCTATTAGTTTTTATGGAAGTACACTGAATTCTCGTCAATACGCTACAAAAGGGTATAACGAGAAATTAATAGCTCAGATTTTTACGGGAAAAGAAAGATATAAGTCTGGAAATCCGGTAGAACAGCCTGTTACACAGGAACGTCAATCATGGTTACAGATTTCTTATATGAAAGAAGCATATCATAGTATGGCGCCTAAATTTGTTTTGGGGTGGATGGCGGAAGCGCTGTATTCATCGAGGAACTTCTCGGAGAATTTTACAGCGACGATGATGCAGGCTGCAGAGTTTTCGCCGACTCCGCATAGTAAGCTGATGTATAATGAGGCTTTTCGTGCCAATCAGTTTTTGGCTGCCGGTATCAAGCCTATGTTTATTTTCAATGATATGTTTCATCTAAGAGGAGAATTTTATGGATTTATGCCTATTTTTCCTATCGAGAAGAATACGCAAAACAAAGCATTTTATGGAAAAGCTTTCTCAAAGGTAGAATATATGGGAGAAGTTTCTGTTATTTGCCAATTACCTTTTGGAGCGATCTCTGCTTATGTAAATCATTATAGCTCACCGAGAAGGGAGTGGAATGTGGGGCTGAGTATCGGCTGGCAACTGTTTAATTACCGTTTCATCGAATAA
- the dapA gene encoding 4-hydroxy-tetrahydrodipicolinate synthase, with amino-acid sequence MIQTKLKGMGVALITPFKEDESVDYDALIRLVDYQLQNNTDFLCVLGTTAETPTLTEEEKKKIKKMVIERVNGRIPILLGVGGNNTRAIVDTLQNDDFTGVDAILSVVPYYNKPSQEGIYQHYKAIAEATELPIVLYNVPGRTGVNMKAETTLRIAHDFKNVIAVKEASGDITQMDDIIKNKPANFDVISGDDGITFPLITLGAVGIISVIGNAFPREFSRMVRLALQGDYANALTIHHKFAELFKLLFVDGNPAGVKAMLNVMGMIENKLRLPLVPTRITTFEAMRKILDELNIKC; translated from the coding sequence ATGATACAGACTAAATTGAAAGGAATGGGGGTAGCGCTGATTACTCCTTTTAAAGAGGATGAAAGCGTTGATTACGATGCATTGATACGTTTGGTGGACTATCAACTTCAAAACAATACTGATTTTTTGTGTGTGCTGGGTACCACGGCAGAAACTCCGACACTGACGGAAGAAGAAAAAAAGAAAATCAAGAAAATGGTCATCGAACGCGTAAATGGTCGGATACCTATCCTGCTCGGTGTTGGTGGAAATAATACGCGTGCCATTGTGGATACGCTTCAAAACGACGATTTTACCGGAGTAGATGCCATTTTGTCTGTTGTTCCCTATTATAATAAACCCTCTCAAGAAGGTATTTATCAACATTATAAAGCAATTGCAGAGGCTACAGAGCTCCCAATTGTACTCTATAATGTCCCCGGTCGTACCGGTGTAAATATGAAAGCAGAAACTACGCTGCGCATTGCCCATGACTTCAAAAATGTTATTGCTGTCAAGGAAGCTTCCGGTGACATTACTCAAATGGATGATATCATCAAGAATAAACCGGCCAATTTTGACGTTATTTCGGGAGATGATGGCATTACCTTCCCTTTGATTACTTTGGGAGCTGTTGGAATTATATCAGTCATCGGAAATGCATTTCCACGCGAATTTAGCCGCATGGTAAGACTGGCATTGCAAGGAGATTATGCAAATGCATTGACTATCCACCATAAATTTGCCGAGTTATTCAAGCTTCTTTTTGTGGATGGCAATCCGGCAGGCGTAAAAGCAATGTTGAACGTTATGGGAATGATTGAGAATAAACTCCGCCTTCCGCTTGTGCCTACTAGGATTACTACTTTTGAAGCCATGCGGAAGATTTTGGATGAGTTAAACATTAAGTGCTAA
- the ligA gene encoding NAD-dependent DNA ligase LigA, translating into MTAKEKIDQLRAELHRHNYNYYVLNAPEISDKEFDDMMRELQDMEREHPEYQDKTSPTMRVGSDLNKNFTQVTHKYPMLSLGNTYSEGEVSDFYDRTQKALNEDFEICAELKYDGTSISLTYENGKLIRAVTRGDGEKGDDVTDNVKTIRTIPLVLHGDYPKLFEIRGEILMPWEVFEELNREKEAREESLFANPRNAASGTLKLQNSAIVASRKLDAYLYYLLGEELPCDGHYENLQKAAQWGFKISDHMKKCHSLQEVFDYIHYWDTERKNLPVATDGIVLKVNSLKQQKNLGFTAKSPRWAIAYKFQAERALTRLNKVTYQVGRTGAVTPVANLDPVQLSGTIVKRASLHNADIIEGLDLHVGDMVYIEKGGEIIPKITGVDKDARSMMVGEKVKFITHCPECGSKLIRYEGEAAHYCPNETACPPQIKGKIEHFISRKAMNIDGLGPETVDMFYRLGLIKDTADLYKLTVDDIKNLERMGDKSAENIVKGIAQSKEVPFERALFALGIRFVGETVAKKIAKSFSDIEELENADLERLINIDEIGEKIAQSIISYFANSLNRELIERLKVAGLQFNRKEEDLSGYTDKLAGQSIVISGVFTHHSRDEYKDLIEKNGGKNVGSISAKTSFILAGENMGPAKLEKAQKLGVQIMSEDEFLALIS; encoded by the coding sequence ATGACTGCAAAAGAAAAGATAGATCAGCTCCGTGCCGAACTACATCGGCACAACTACAATTATTACGTGTTGAATGCTCCAGAAATCTCCGACAAAGAGTTCGACGACATGATGCGAGAATTGCAGGATATGGAGCGAGAGCACCCTGAATATCAGGACAAAACTTCGCCAACTATGCGCGTAGGAAGCGATTTGAATAAGAATTTCACGCAAGTGACACACAAATATCCAATGCTTTCATTGGGTAATACCTATTCTGAAGGTGAAGTATCTGATTTTTATGATCGCACTCAAAAAGCCCTGAACGAAGATTTTGAAATTTGTGCCGAACTTAAATATGACGGTACTTCCATCTCACTGACATACGAAAACGGTAAATTAATACGTGCCGTAACCCGTGGCGACGGTGAAAAAGGCGATGATGTAACGGATAATGTGAAGACAATCCGTACTATCCCCCTTGTTTTGCATGGTGATTATCCCAAATTATTTGAGATCAGAGGGGAAATACTAATGCCGTGGGAAGTCTTTGAGGAACTAAACCGCGAAAAAGAGGCACGCGAAGAATCTCTTTTCGCTAATCCGCGTAATGCCGCATCAGGCACTCTGAAATTACAAAACTCTGCTATAGTTGCTTCCCGCAAACTCGATGCCTACCTTTATTATTTATTAGGTGAAGAACTTCCTTGCGACGGACATTATGAAAACCTGCAGAAAGCTGCACAATGGGGATTCAAAATCTCCGACCATATGAAGAAGTGTCACAGCCTGCAAGAAGTGTTTGATTACATCCATTATTGGGATACGGAACGGAAAAATTTACCTGTAGCCACGGATGGCATTGTTTTGAAAGTTAATAGCCTGAAACAGCAGAAAAACCTCGGTTTCACCGCAAAATCTCCTCGTTGGGCCATCGCATACAAGTTCCAGGCAGAGCGTGCATTGACCCGCTTAAACAAGGTGACTTACCAAGTGGGAAGAACCGGAGCAGTAACCCCTGTTGCCAACCTGGATCCGGTACAATTATCGGGTACAATCGTAAAACGCGCCTCTCTGCATAATGCGGATATCATTGAAGGGCTCGACTTGCATGTCGGCGATATGGTTTATATAGAAAAAGGTGGCGAAATCATACCCAAAATTACCGGAGTAGACAAAGATGCCCGGAGTATGATGGTAGGTGAAAAAGTGAAGTTCATCACTCATTGCCCTGAATGTGGCAGCAAATTAATCCGTTACGAGGGAGAAGCTGCGCATTATTGCCCCAACGAAACAGCTTGTCCGCCTCAGATAAAAGGAAAGATCGAGCATTTCATCAGCCGGAAGGCTATGAACATTGACGGATTAGGCCCGGAAACTGTGGATATGTTCTACCGGTTAGGGCTTATTAAGGATACAGCAGATCTGTACAAGTTGACTGTAGATGATATCAAGAATCTGGAGCGTATGGGAGATAAGTCGGCGGAAAATATCGTCAAGGGTATTGCCCAAAGTAAGGAAGTGCCTTTTGAGCGAGCGTTGTTCGCCTTGGGTATCCGCTTTGTTGGTGAAACTGTAGCAAAAAAAATAGCTAAGTCCTTCTCTGACATAGAAGAACTGGAAAATGCAGATCTTGAAAGATTGATAAATATCGATGAAATCGGTGAGAAAATAGCGCAAAGCATCATTTCCTACTTCGCTAATTCCCTGAATAGAGAATTAATAGAGCGACTGAAAGTTGCCGGATTACAGTTTAACCGGAAGGAAGAAGATCTGAGCGGCTATACTGATAAGCTTGCTGGACAGTCTATTGTAATCAGCGGTGTGTTCACCCATCACTCCAGAGACGAATATAAAGATTTGATAGAGAAGAATGGAGGAAAAAATGTAGGTAGCATTTCTGCCAAGACCAGTTTTATCTTAGCAGGAGAAAATATGGGACCCGCCAAATTGGAAAAAGCGCAAAAGCTGGGTGTGCAGATAATGAGCGAAGATGAGTTTTTAGCGCTCATTTCGTAA
- the trmD gene encoding tRNA (guanosine(37)-N1)-methyltransferase TrmD: MRIDIITVLPEMIEGFFNCSIMKRAQNKGLAEIHIHNLRDYTEDKYRRVDDYPFGGFAGMVMKIEPIERCINALKAEREYDEVIFTTPDGEQFNQPMANTLSLTQNLIILCGHFKGIDYRIREHLITKEISIGDYVLTGGELAAAVMADAIVRIIPGVISDEQSALSDSFQDNLLAAPVYTRPADYNGWKVPEILLSGHEAKIKEWELQQSLERTRRLRPDLLGED, encoded by the coding sequence ATGCGCATTGATATAATAACAGTTCTACCGGAGATGATTGAAGGCTTTTTCAATTGCTCCATAATGAAACGTGCTCAGAATAAAGGGCTTGCAGAAATACATATTCATAATTTACGTGATTATACTGAAGATAAATATCGACGGGTGGATGATTATCCTTTTGGCGGTTTTGCCGGAATGGTGATGAAAATAGAGCCTATAGAGCGCTGTATCAATGCCTTGAAGGCAGAACGGGAGTATGATGAAGTCATTTTTACGACTCCTGATGGGGAGCAGTTCAATCAGCCAATGGCCAATACACTTTCACTTACCCAGAACCTTATTATCCTTTGCGGGCATTTTAAAGGTATCGATTATCGCATTCGCGAGCATCTGATCACTAAAGAAATCAGTATTGGGGACTATGTACTGACGGGTGGAGAACTGGCAGCGGCAGTGATGGCTGATGCTATTGTCCGCATCATCCCCGGTGTTATTTCCGATGAGCAATCAGCCTTGTCCGACTCATTCCAGGATAATCTTTTGGCTGCTCCGGTCTATACAAGACCTGCCGATTATAATGGTTGGAAAGTTCCGGAAATTTTATTATCCGGGCATGAGGCTAAGATTAAGGAATGGGAGTTGCAACAGTCTTTGGAACGGACGCGCAGACTCCGCCCGGATTTGCTGGGAGAGGATTGA
- a CDS encoding dihydroorotate dehydrogenase, giving the protein MADLSVNIGELIMNNPVMTASGTFGYGEEFADFIDITRIGGIIVKGTTLHKREGNPYPRMAETPSGMLNAVGLQNKGVNYFVEQIYPRIKDIETNMIVNVSGSAIEDYVKTAEAINELDKIPAIELNISCPNVKQGGMAFGVTTKGAEEVVKAVRAAYKKTLIVKLSPNVTSIAEIARAVENGGADSVSLINTLLGMAIDAERRRPILSTVTGGMSGAAVKPIALRMVWQVAQAVKIPVIGLGGIMNWKDAVEFMLAGASAIQIGTANFIDPTVTIKVAEGINDYLDRHGYKSAKEIIGALEV; this is encoded by the coding sequence ATGGCAGATTTAAGTGTAAACATTGGAGAATTAATAATGAACAATCCGGTGATGACGGCTTCCGGTACATTTGGGTATGGTGAAGAGTTTGCCGATTTCATTGATATTACGCGAATAGGTGGTATAATTGTAAAGGGTACGACTCTTCACAAACGTGAAGGTAACCCATATCCGCGTATGGCGGAAACTCCATCAGGTATGTTAAACGCTGTGGGACTGCAAAATAAGGGAGTAAATTACTTTGTTGAACAGATATATCCGCGTATTAAGGACATTGAAACTAATATGATTGTAAATGTTTCGGGTTCTGCCATAGAAGATTATGTAAAAACAGCGGAAGCCATTAACGAACTTGACAAAATTCCTGCCATTGAATTGAACATCTCTTGTCCCAATGTAAAGCAAGGTGGAATGGCTTTTGGTGTCACTACAAAAGGAGCCGAAGAAGTGGTAAAAGCTGTGCGCGCAGCTTACAAAAAGACACTTATCGTAAAGCTGTCTCCTAACGTGACAAGCATCGCTGAAATAGCCCGTGCAGTAGAAAATGGCGGCGCAGACAGCGTTTCATTAATTAATACACTGCTTGGAATGGCTATAGACGCAGAACGCAGGCGTCCTATACTCTCCACTGTAACAGGTGGTATGTCCGGTGCAGCAGTAAAACCAATCGCACTCCGCATGGTATGGCAAGTTGCCCAGGCGGTAAAAATACCTGTCATCGGTTTAGGAGGTATCATGAACTGGAAAGACGCAGTGGAATTTATGCTTGCCGGAGCTTCAGCCATCCAAATCGGTACGGCAAATTTCATTGATCCGACAGTTACAATTAAAGTAGCGGAAGGTATAAACGACTATCTCGATAGGCATGGATATAAGTCCGCAAAAGAAATTATCGGTGCGCTTGAGGTATAA
- a CDS encoding dihydroorotate dehydrogenase electron transfer subunit: protein MKKYILDLTVTENVRLHANYVLLKLTSPSPLPDMLPGQFAEIRVDGSPTTFLRRPISINYVDRQRNEVWFLIQLIGDGTRQLGEAKAGDTVNVVLPLGNGFTMPEKASDKLLLVGGGVGTAPMLYLGEQLAKNGSKPTFLLGARSDKDLLQLEQFAAYGDVYTTTEDGSHGEKGYVTQHSILNKVQFEQIYTCGPKPMMMAVAKYAKSKDIACEVSLENTMACGIGACLCCVENTTEGHLCVCKEGPIFNINKLLWQI, encoded by the coding sequence ATGAAAAAATACATTTTAGATTTGACAGTGACTGAGAACGTCCGACTGCACGCTAATTATGTGCTATTGAAACTGACGTCTCCGTCTCCGCTTCCGGATATGCTTCCGGGACAATTTGCGGAAATACGTGTGGACGGATCTCCAACTACTTTCTTGCGCCGCCCCATTTCCATTAATTATGTAGATAGACAACGCAATGAAGTATGGTTTCTGATCCAACTGATCGGAGACGGAACTAGGCAATTAGGCGAAGCAAAAGCCGGCGATACGGTCAACGTAGTACTTCCTTTGGGAAATGGCTTCACAATGCCTGAAAAGGCTTCTGATAAGCTTCTGTTAGTAGGTGGAGGTGTTGGTACAGCTCCCATGCTTTATCTGGGCGAGCAATTAGCTAAAAACGGCAGTAAACCGACGTTCCTTCTGGGAGCAAGGAGTGATAAGGACTTGCTGCAACTGGAGCAGTTTGCAGCTTATGGTGACGTATATACGACTACCGAGGACGGCAGTCATGGCGAAAAGGGATATGTGACACAACATTCCATATTGAATAAGGTGCAATTCGAGCAGATTTACACTTGTGGTCCTAAGCCTATGATGATGGCGGTGGCTAAATATGCCAAAAGTAAAGATATTGCTTGTGAAGTATCATTGGAAAATACAATGGCGTGTGGTATAGGCGCTTGCCTCTGTTGCGTAGAAAATACAACGGAAGGGCATTTATGTGTATGTAAAGAAGGTCCGATTTTTAATATAAACAAACTATTATGGCAGATTTAA
- a CDS encoding helix-turn-helix domain-containing protein: protein MSIKDRFKMIMDREKLTAGAFAESIGVAQATISHILGSRNKYPSMEVILRLQQKYSDINLNWLLTGEGEMSKMSFDSDSSIEGGFDYPLFAENSVNPSKETGPAENRKEIALETPINTTKDIVKQEIIYKERPTRKITEIRIFFDDNTYETFKPEK from the coding sequence ATGAGCATAAAAGATAGGTTCAAAATGATTATGGATCGGGAAAAATTAACTGCGGGGGCATTTGCCGAAAGTATCGGCGTAGCTCAGGCTACTATCTCGCATATTCTAGGTTCGCGTAACAAATATCCAAGCATGGAAGTAATTCTTCGTCTGCAACAAAAATATAGTGATATTAATCTGAACTGGCTACTTACCGGAGAAGGCGAAATGAGTAAAATGTCCTTTGACTCCGATTCTTCTATTGAGGGTGGATTTGACTATCCATTATTCGCTGAGAATTCCGTAAATCCGTCCAAAGAGACAGGCCCGGCCGAAAATCGCAAGGAAATCGCATTAGAAACGCCTATAAACACCACTAAAGATATTGTAAAACAGGAGATTATCTATAAAGAAAGGCCTACCAGAAAAATCACTGAAATAAGAATTTTCTTCGACGATAATACGTACGAGACGTTTAAACCCGAAAAGTAA